In Centroberyx gerrardi isolate f3 chromosome 7, fCenGer3.hap1.cur.20231027, whole genome shotgun sequence, the sequence TATAGGGGTTTTATGTAAGTATGCACGGCTGGTTTGAATTATAGTAGTGCCCTCTCCCCAGAGAATTTGGAGCATTcccaaaataaaagcatgccACTTAGCCAcatgtccgtctgtctctctctctgttgaactGGTTATTTGTTTGTCCAACTTGCATAAATCTGTTTCTCCGTGTCCTCTGTGTCCCAGAAGTGTGACCGGTCGTGCGATGGCCGTCTGGATCACATAGAGATCGAGGAGTTCTGCAGGGAGCTGCTGCGGCGGCCGGAGCTGGACGCCGTGTTCAGACACTACTCCAGTAACGGCTGCGTGCTCTCCACCGCCGAGCTGCGGGACTTCCTGGGAGACCAGGGGGAGGACGCCTCGCTGCTTCATGCCCAGAGCCTCATACTCACCTATGAGCTCAATGACTGGGGTAGGTCCTACAAGCACTCACTTAATGCTTAAAGGGataatccgcaacattttcatataaataaatatccattttacaaaatagtgattcaacctatccTATAGCcagctcatgaaagcttttacatttgctgttctaaacactgaagtgatgcgtttacgtttccagcaccagcagcagcggtttgtttggaataaatagaggaagaactgggtagttagcatgagcagctatagccaccatggctgaacagacaaagaaaagagtgctgcctacagaaactcaaactgcaacagaaaattcaatgaaaaagacatcacagtactggacacactgtttgattgacaggtgatctgtgggaagtgcagggCAGAAACACAACAGCGATGAGCGTTTAGCAACAAAGATAAACATGTATTACCACTTTAAGTATGAGATAGTTCCTGGACTGTGATTATCTTAATCCCTGTGAGAGAAGGAGGGTGTGATCTgggtcttgtcttgtcttgtcctgCACCTACACCAGTCCTATTTTACCTACCACTGAAACCACTTCATTAAACTCTAGATACTGTCACCGGTTTGGCTGATAAACCCACTAAAAAGTTAAGTGATTTGACGAATATGCTTCGCTACTCATCGCAGCTCAGAAGAACCAGTTCATGACCCAGAACGGTTTCACCATGTACATGCTGTCTCGGGAGAACGATGTGGTTAACCCTGACCATGGCAGAGTCTACCAGGACATGAGCCGCCCCCTGTCCCACTACTACATCTCCTCCTCACACAACACCTACCTTACCAAGGACCAAGTCACCAGCGCCAGCAGCACCGAGCCATACATCAGGTATTCAGACAGACACCCTGTAGCCTTTTTACACAACCAAAAGTGTGCATCAAACAGCACATATCAACGTGTGTAaacaatagggatgggacaatatattgaaattcaacatattgcaatacaaaaatgagaCAATACGAATCGTGGAGctgaaaaatgaattgcaatattagctacattttattctgctgtagtaatcacaaatgagacggcttgctcatcacaatttcacaagctctccatcaaaattatattatttgcactatTTGAATCTTATTTGCAAGATTTGTGGCTGAGAATTAAACATAATTCGGCACAGCCAGAGTtggttgtcattgaacttttatttattacatcgcatcgtggttgtatcgaatcgtgaaccccgtatcgcgtatcgaatcgtatcgtgagataaacatatcgtcccattcctAGTAAACATACTCAAAAGCAACAACACTCACCACGATAGTGAGGCCAGATTTGATGACAACAGATTAAGGCTGGTATATGACCAAACATTCAGTCTAACTCCAAAACCCCATTTAGATTCCCTGAACTAAGCTTAATCCTGTCTGGAAGCCTACCCACTGTGATCATCCTGCGGTGTAAGATTAAGTGTGCCGCCTGTCACCGACAGGGCTCTGAATCAGGGGTGTCGCTGTGTGGAGCTGGACTGCTGGGACGGAGATAAAGGAGAGCCTGTCATCTACCACGGGCACACTCTCACCTCCAAGGTCCCCTTCAAGGAGGTCATTGTAACCATCGCCCAGTACGCCTTCAAGGTGAGAGAAACCTGAGTCGTCACCTCTTCAGTTTTGACACTATGCAGGCTGTTCTTCCCTCCTACAAATGAAACAACTCAGTGGTACAAGTCAGTAAGCAAATCCAGATTCTTGACTTCTTGCCTCCGCAGACTTGCGACTGAGGCCCTTGTGGTTACAGTTGCATTCTTGGCTCCGAGGCAGCGCTGCGGTATCTTGGCTTTGACATAGTATAGCATTACAGTGTTAGGTTCTGTGTTGATACAATGTGGTCTAATTGCACTTTAATGGTTTGGTGTAACAGTTTCCTATATGGTTCTCCCTGCAGGCTTCCCCATACCCTTTAATCCTGTCGTTGGAGAACCACTGTTCTGTGGAGCAGCAGGCTGTCATGGCCAAACACCTCCGCACCATCCTGGGCAGCAAGCTGCTCATCAAGCCCCTCAGCGACCAGACACTGAAGGATCTGCCTTCTCCTgaggtagcacacacacacacacacacacacacacacacacacacaccacctggtCCCTTTGTCTAGGACTTCTGACCTCTGTGTAGGTGTAAATGCCACCAGGCTAGTAATTTGTTCCTGTGGCTCTCCTTGCAGGAGCTGAGGGGGTGTATTCTGGtgaaagggaagaaggagaTTCCTCACCTGGCTCAGCTGGGGAAGACCAGCAGCTACACCAGCTTCTCTTCTAGCTCTGAGGACGATTTAGCACCCAAGAAGGATCCTGGGAAGGTCAGCTCAGGAAGATCTGTCGTTGTACCTTTGCAATCTGAGAGCTGTTAAAGAAGTTAGTGcaatatatttgaataaataTGTTTATATCATCGGCTCTTTTTCATGTTATTTGCCCTTCCTAGGTGGTCTGTACTAAACTGAGTCCCGAGCTGTCGGAGCTGGTGGTGTACTGCAGGAGCGTTCCCTTCCGTGGGTTTGAAAACACATCCGCAAAACCACCGAATGAGATGTCCTCCTTCTCTGAGAGCGATGCCCTCAAACTCATCAAAGACTCAGGTAAAGCAGCGGAAAAAACTGCATCCTGACATTATAGAGAGAAAGTCACAACATACTGTCACATTGCTTTATATAGAAAATATGATTGTCCTCTGGTGTATTTCtagcatttgttttcatttatgcAGGAAAGCTGTTTGTGAGACACAACAGCAGGCAGCTGAGCCGGATCTACCCCTCCGGCCAGCGCCTCCAATCATCCAACTATGATCCCCAGGAAATGTGGAACGGTGGCTGCCAGATGGGTTAGTACTCCAGACCAGAAGGTTGCTGGGATGCTGTTCTGATGGCAGCTAATTTAGTCAATTCATTTGAAAAACACTATGTGCTCAGTAAGTGCCGAAAGAAGAAGGCTTATCGTACAGAGGATACACTTTCCTTAAATTGCTGCTATGTTATGCCAATGCACACTGATGGGACTGGTTTTTACCGATTTATTTAATTCACTgatgctgaaatgttttgtgttggtgtgtgtgattgtgtctgttgctgtgtcacCGTCTCCCCTCTCCTGTGTGCCGGACAGTGGCCCTGAACTTCCAGACACCCGGGGAGCAGATGGACCTGAACCAGGGTCGCTTCCTCCCCAATGGTCGCTGTGGATACATCCTCAAACCCAGCTTCCTGTGCAGCCTGTCGTCCAACTTTAACCCAGAGAACACAGGAGGAGGCCCGGGTCACACCCCCACCCAGCTGACTATACGGGTGAGTGGTGACTTACTGACGAACTTTTGATTGACTCATAGATGACGCTCATAGCTTGATGCAACTTTTGAAAGCATATTACTGTTTCACACGGAACACACTATTCATCTTTTAGGGGATATTTTCAATCATGTTCATGTGAGAATTTGATATGCAAACAGACTGATTGCAGACATTTTGCTTCCAGATAATATCCGCACAGCAGCTGCCGAAAATCAACACAGACAAGGCCAGCTCCATCGTGGACCCACAAGTGTGGGTGGAAATTCATGGGGTGTCCATTGATAATTCAAGAGACAAAACCCACCGCATTGACAACAACGGTAATTTTGCCATTTCATTCCTCACACTGAGCCATGAAGCATCAACCTTAAAGCTTGTATTAGCTGTATTTGATATACGGATGTTTCAACTAGGAAGCCAGTACCCTCATTTTTCATACGTACTCAGTTATGATTAACTATTGCTGTAATGTAGgaattcatttcaaatgcatTATGAATCTTATAAggtctgtttatgtgtgcatcATCACCTTATCTTGTTATGCTGGGATGGCAAAAGATACAATGAGGCTTTAAAGTAAGAAAATAACAATCTTTTTGATACTCGATTCTGTGCGGCGCTGATCTTTGAGATATTTGTGTAAGAGCCTTTTCTGTCCAAACGCCATTACTAGTTTGTTTGGAAGGTACAGTAGTAGATGATGTTTTTACAGCTCTCTTGCGCCCTCTGCAGGTTTTAATCCACGGTGGGACTGCAGTCTGAGCTTCCAGCTGCAGGTCCCTGAACTGGCCCTGGTGCGCTTTGTGGTGGAGGATCACGACCACACGGCCAAGAACGACTTTGTGGGCCAGTTCACCTTACCGTTCACAAGCCTACGCACAGGTGCTCAGAAACTCCTACTCTAGATATTATGTGACGAGTCATCGTCGCTGTACgttgtttgtaatgtgtgtattgtgctcctcttcctcctcaggctATCGTCACGTTCACTTACTGAAGGCAGACGGCTCCAGCCTGTCCCCCGCCACGCTCTTTATCCATGTGAAAGTGTCCCGCAGAGGAGTTCCCATCAAAACCGTTTCAGAGCGTATGGCCTTGGCCAAAGGCAAGGCATGAGACGCATCTGAGCCGTCTGGAAAACTACATTTCTGACAAGGAGCTTTGAAAAGGAGCTCCGAATGTGAAGAGAGAGACTGCCTGCCGCTGCCTGCCAGTCTGCCAGTCCCAGCCTCAAGTGTCCAATTTACaccaagacaaaaaaagaaagatgctGTTTATCAGTCACAGATGAAGAAGAGCCATGGCTGTTAGCAGATAAATTGCCTGGGGCTGGATAAGAAATTCATGATAGATTGTGGGAGTATCTAGTCTTTTCTTGTCACTGCTGATTGCTCTTACCCTCCATGGAAACGGGACACTGGAGATTAGCTGTTATGGATTGTGAAACGCTGATATGGGCCCCGTCCCCaaaattgtttttaatgtttttatctttCATGTGTAGGAGGTTATCCCACATCTGTGGGACAGAGAATGAAGACATgttctttcatctttttttttttgaaaaatatttaacatttttatacTTCAGTATTGGGTTTTAACTAATAGAATAATATTAGTATTACAAAAATAGCTCTTACTTGACTTAAGCTGTCTCAGAAGTGTTATGGTTAGGAAGCCAATCATGACTATGGTTGTGTTGGTTTACAGCCAagatataaaatgaaaaatattattGTTGCTACAAATTAATATGTTTCAGTACTAAATGTGTTGTAATATGTTTCAGTATTTGCCACAGTTTCTACACATGATGGTGGATCAAATGATCAAAGTGTTTATGCAGTTAGTCTAACTTGATACTCTAGATACTCTAACCTTGGCACTTTGGAAATTtccacatatacagtatatgaaaaaaaaaaacttgaaataGTTCAACTAATCAATGTTTGATATAAATGTTATAAACTGTTAGGTTGCTGATAGCTGTTTTCTTATccaatttcatttcaaattctgaaaaaatgatatatacagtatatatatatatctatatatagatatatatatatacagtatgtcggTGTTCTTCGCCTTGGCATCATTTCACACATGCTAATGTGAGCTATTCATAAGTCATGTTTGGCTATTTGCAACTAGGCTACTTACCTTATTCCTACTGAAAAAACTGTATTATTTCTTTTTAGTTGCCAATCTTGTACCAATCTTACATCAGAACTAGGACAAGGTGGTTGAACATTTGACTGAGGTCATCTAATCCAGCCACCAGTTAGGATACAGTGAGTCATTTCAAACCCTTATAAGGAGATTCCCAGACGATAAAAGGGTATATTTCACAGTAATGAAAAGATACTACACAGTGTTAGCtagattactgtaattataTTGGATCAGGATGGGTTTCCAGAAGTCATGAATGACCCCAGTGGAGGACTGAAGTCATTACCCTTGCAGTGTTAATGCTTATTCTGTGTGAATGGCATTCAGTATTATGTGTCAACCGATGTAAAATGTAAGAGAAACTACTGTTTTCATAAAAGCACTAATAACACATTGCTGTCCCTGTGCACTTTTTTGCCTTTGTTATGAAATGCTTGTTCTTtgctatgagagagagagataaatagatagatagatagatcatgTTATATAGATTTTGTTTGCATTTAACAATTTATTTCCTCTTTACCCTCTTAACAGTTAAACTCATTACAAGCTGATAAGCTGCAGGAGAGCCAGAAGGCCAGTGAACTGCTCTCTGTAGGACAAGTCCCTGCCAAAACAATGGAGGGGGCAGCTTGGATTATTTTTACGTCTCCTCTTGAACTCATTATCCTATAAATGACTCTAGGTTGTAGCCTACATTATGCATATCCACCTCAGGTTCCCGTGCTTCATGTCAAACActtcactgttttattttcccTCGAGGCGAAATGGCGAGATCACATGGCTctagagcgagcgagagagagagaaagagagagtaaattAATAAATCCCAAactttaaaattcaaaataaacCACCACAGCCAGATTATGAGCATGTGTTTATCTGAACTTTTCTGTTCTTGCAAAAGCCTAGCTGTCTGCCAAAATAGCTCCATAATGAAAACAGTGAAGACATTTTCATCACAGCTCTGCGCCAATAGCATTCAGGGATCTTTAAAGGCGTCGAGGGCACGCGGTGGCTTCTCACTTCCTGGTTGAAGATGGCGGATGAGAATGAGACAGCACCGATGTCGGAGAAAGAAGATGTAGAAGACCACGGACATTGCAGCGACTGTGAAAATGAAGAGCACCACTTTGATGATGGGTAAGGGCGCAGACTTGGCCCTAACGCAGTGTAAAACTTGTCATGTTCTGGTACACTTTTGTAAAGCGAGTGCAAACTAAGCCTTGGCGAGCTAGCTCAGTCAGGATCGACAACCCCGATGGAGCTTGTCCCTCCCACTTGCTTGTACACTATTGGATAGAAGCGGCTTGTGCTCGTGTCTTCTCTgatatgattggctgagtctaTGTTCTTTTCCTGATGTGGGCGGGCTTTACCGTCGGTTTCCTTCTGCCTTGCTTTTGATCGCAAGGCGTAGGGGAATGAAGGATTGGCACAAGAACATCAAAGTGGTCTTTAAAGCCATTATAATAGTAAAGCACAATATTTGCATGCACTTCTATAATTTGCTGAAAAATAATCTAGTTGAGTTTTTTAGCTGACAGTTCGATATATCATTCGCGTGTCGTTGATCACTGCCAGTAACGCCGTTCATGGCAACCCCCATCTGACATTTAGCCagagttagcttgctagctagctgtcaAACCCCTattgtctgtgagtgtgtctgtacAGGCGCTGGCCGCCTCAAAAGTGAAACCACCAATAAACTGTATTGTTCATGCACGCAGCTAGCTAGCGTTAACTGTCAGTTTGGTGTCCTCGTTTAGCTTACGAGTCGACTGGGCCGATATTTGCCCCCATATCACAGAAACATGGTTCATATAATTGCAAATGTTTAAGCAGCCTATCTCTGAGTAGTACTTACTTCAAGCAGGCTTCGACGGAAATCGCCTTTTGCTTTGCATTGGCTTCTGTCACTGTTTAGTAAGTGAGGACACACATGAAACGAACCTAAGCTTTCAAGTATCAAGGCGTGTCTGCCTGCTCACCACAAATCTGCTTTCTACGTTTTGGAGAAAATGGCaagtggagctgctgctgtaggGGGGGACGTGATGAGTGAGCCCATCAATGAATTGGGCAAATGTGAGCTTCAGTGATGCTCATTTCAAGCAACATATGCAGGTCTCctgctcacaacacacacagggaaacaaaGACTGGTTCTAGATGACAGCTAGACTGGTCTGTTGAAATGGAAGCCTGTGGAACAAGCCATTGAATGTTTTGTTGTCTATTGTCCCAGTTACTCACTGGCCTCTtgtacatacatatgtacacacgcttacacatacacacacataccatgcACTCTTCCCTGGGGTCATGTGATTCACCATCTGTCCTGGTGTTACAAATACAGGCCAGTGCTTggcctctctcccctcttggACACTAATGAGATTATCCTCTGTAAGTATGCGGTCTCTCTCAGCCCAGAAGATGGGATAgatgggtgggggtgtgtggctCCTCTAGTTTCTGCTGATCAGAAAGGGGGGTtgtgacagacaggcagtgggACGGGGTTACAGGACTACCTGTGAAACCAGCCCATATCCCTCACCAGCCTCTGTCTCAGCTATTTGTGCTTGTGATGGATATAGCCCATATGTTACTAGCACTGCTATTTATATATTCTGCCAGGCCTTTTGACTTAATTATCCTGCTAATTCTCAGTTTGAAAGCATATCCCAGACAGAGACCTAAATCAGTTTTGACTAGTATGTGGCTTTCCTCTGGGGTGATAAACTAATATGGATGGcttctgtttctattctatttcagtGACAAGGGTCTGGGGGATGACACTGGggctaagaagaagaaaaagaagcagaaaaagaagaagaagtctggTGCCACAGAAGCAGCACAGGACCCCCTTGCCAAGGTATGTGTTGGGTGACAGGCACAAGTGAATTTAACAGTTTTGCTTTCTGTTTGTATCCCTCGTTTTGTTCCTCTGAGGGAGGCTGCTGGAAATGGGTATATTGACAGCTCATTCTATACTTTTTGAAAGCTTCCTCTAGAAAGAGAGTGCATTTACCAATTTCTTTCCTCTTTACCCTCTGGACAGGTGAACTCATTGCCAGCTGATAAGCTGCAGGAGATCCAGAAGGCCATTGAACTGTTCTCTGTAGGCCAAGGCCCTGCCAAAACCATGGAGGAGGCGAGTCGGAGGAGTTACCAGTTCTGGGACACACAGCCTGTGCCCAAACTAGGTACGACATTTGACAGTCCCAGTTTTAAGGAGAAGAGAGACTTTCGTTAAGAATTTGCACTGGGCttgttttcatttctcctctcgAACTCGTACACCTACAGATGAGTTTATGCTCTGTATCCCAGCTGTCTGCGCTTCGTGTCAGACGCATCAccgttttgttttccttcaggGGAGATGGTGACATCACACGGCTCCATTGAACCTGACAAAGACAACATTCGCGAGGAGCCCTACAGCCTTCCACAGGGCTTCAGCTGGGATGCCCTCGACTTGGGGAACCCTGCTGTGGTAAGGAagtgtataaacacacacacacacacacacacacaatctctcagCATGGACGCACATGAGATCACAACTCTCACTGCACTTCACTTTGTTTTGGTAAAATGCTAActgatttttttgttattttaatgccATTC encodes:
- the LOC139919500 gene encoding 1-phosphatidylinositol 4,5-bisphosphate phosphodiesterase delta-3-A-like → MLGRGKTAAASPTEQRRKVVEKTQDPLRRLGVLDDDDIRVMMQGSSMVKVRSTRWQKSRNLRLLEDGVTVWCESTKSSRKAKAQQTFSVTEVECVREGCQSEALRRLSGSLPESQCFTVVFRGARKSLDLLCPCEDEAQRWVRGIRTLKERVAGMTQKEKLDHWIRGYLRRADQNQDGKMSYDEVKRLLQMINIDLSEQYARSLFKKCDRSCDGRLDHIEIEEFCRELLRRPELDAVFRHYSSNGCVLSTAELRDFLGDQGEDASLLHAQSLILTYELNDWAQKNQFMTQNGFTMYMLSRENDVVNPDHGRVYQDMSRPLSHYYISSSHNTYLTKDQVTSASSTEPYIRALNQGCRCVELDCWDGDKGEPVIYHGHTLTSKVPFKEVIVTIAQYAFKASPYPLILSLENHCSVEQQAVMAKHLRTILGSKLLIKPLSDQTLKDLPSPEELRGCILVKGKKEIPHLAQLGKTSSYTSFSSSSEDDLAPKKDPGKVVCTKLSPELSELVVYCRSVPFRGFENTSAKPPNEMSSFSESDALKLIKDSGKLFVRHNSRQLSRIYPSGQRLQSSNYDPQEMWNGGCQMVALNFQTPGEQMDLNQGRFLPNGRCGYILKPSFLCSLSSNFNPENTGGGPGHTPTQLTIRIISAQQLPKINTDKASSIVDPQVWVEIHGVSIDNSRDKTHRIDNNGFNPRWDCSLSFQLQVPELALVRFVVEDHDHTAKNDFVGQFTLPFTSLRTGYRHVHLLKADGSSLSPATLFIHVKVSRRGVPIKTVSERMALAKGKA